CGTCGTACCAGTCGCCGCCGACCTTGGCCGCCTCGGCGGCCGCGGCGTAGCGCACGACGACGTGCACGTGGTCCGGCTCCGGCGGCTTCGAGAGCAGGGAGCGCTGCAGGCCCTCGGCGAGGTCGCGCTGCTGGCGGTAGAGGCGCGCGCTGTCCAGCGCCAGGCCGGCCCGCGAGGCGACCTCCTGCAGGGTGCGCAGGTCGTCCCCGTCGACCGGCGCCCGGCCCGGTCCGCGGAAGACGGAGAGCAGCCCGGTGGTGCGCCCGCGCCCGGCGAGGGGCAGGAAGACCGCCGACGCCGGGTCGAGCGCGTCGAGCAGGTCGCGCGCCTCGCCCTCGCGCAGCACCCCGCGGATCGCCCGGGCCGCCCGCTCGCGCACCTGGACGGGGCGCCCGGCGCGCAGGGTGCGGGCGAGGAAGGACTCGTCGGTGAGGGCGCCGAGGCGCACCCGGCTGTACGCGGTGACGACCGGGCGCTGCGCGGGGTCGGCGTGCCACGCGCCGACGTCGCGCAGCCCGCGGTACGACCCGGCCGCGTGGTCGTCGTCCACGAGGGTGACGAGGCACCAGTCGCCCAGCGCCGGCGCGACGAGCCGGGCGAGCCGGCCGACCGCCTCCTCGGCGTCGAGGGTGCCGGTGAGCTCCGCGGTCACCTCGGCGAGCAGCGCCACCCGCCGCGCCGCGGCGGCGGCGGCCTCCTGGGCGCGGCGGCGCTCGGTCACGTCCAGGAAGTAGACGCTCAGCCCGTCCGGGCCCGGCCAGGCGCGGACCTCGTACCAGGCGTCGAGGGGTGCCGGGTAGTGGGCGTCGAAGGCGACCGGCTGCCCGGTCTGCGCGGCGTGCCGGTACTGCGCCTCGAAGTCCGAGCCGACGGCGGCGGGGAACAGCTCCCACACGACGCCGCCGAGCAGCTCGTCGCGCGGGCGGCCGAGCACCCGCTCGGCCTGCGGGTTGACGTAGGTGAACCGCCAGTCGTGGTCGAGGGCGTAGAAGGCCGTCGACATCGTCTCGAGCACCCGCGCGACCCGGGCCTCGCCCTCGCGGACCCCGGAGACGTCGTGGGCCGCGCCGAGCACGCGCTCCGCGGTCCCGTCCTCGCCCGCGAGGGCCCGCCCGGCCGCCGCGACCCAGCGCATCCGCCCGTCGGGCAGCACGACGCGGTACTCCGCCTCGTAGGTGCCGCAGGTGTCGATGGCCTCCTGCAGCGCCCGGGTCACCCGCGCGACGTCGTCCGGGTGGACCCGCTCGTTGAACGCCTCGATGCGCCCGCCGAAGCCGGCGCGGTCGAAGCCGAACATGCGCAGCAGCCGGTCGTCCCAGCGCAGCTCGCCGGTGCGCAGGTCCCAGTCGAAGGTGCCGACCCCGGCCGCGTCGATCGCCAGCTCCCACACCACCCGGTCGTGGTGGTACTCCGTGCTCAGCGCCGACAGCTCGAGCTCGGCCACGGCGCTCGCGGCGAGCTGCTCGAGCAGGGCGACGTCCGCGGGCGACCACGTGCGCGGGCGCCGGTCGAAGGCGCACATGGCGCCGACGAGGTCGCCCGCGCTGCTCGTGAGCGGCACGCCGAGGTACGAGCCCACCCGCCCGCTCGTCACCGGCGGCAGGTCGCGCACCCGGGCGTCGGCGACGGCGTCCGGCACGACGAGCGGGGCGCCGGACACCGCGGTCACGGTGCACAGGGACTCCTCGCGCGGGCCCTCGCTGCCCACCGCCCCGGGGGCCAGGCCGCTCCCGCCGGCGACCGTCTGCACGTCGGCGACGAGCGAGACCTGGGCCGCCGTCGTGCCCAGCAGGCGCGCGGCGAGGGCCGAGAGCCGGTCGAGCGCGGGGTTGCCGCCGGGTGCGGGGCGCAGGCGGCGGGCGGCGGCGTCCGCCGCCCGCGCGGTCCCGGAGGTCGGCGACGTCTCCATGCTGCCCATCCTCGCCGCGTGGCGCTCGGTGCTGCCGGAGCCGGCGGCGGGCTCGCCGCGGGTGCGGCGGCGATCGGGTCGGAGCGGGCGACGAGAATCGAACTCGCACTGTCAGCTTGGGAAGCTGATGTTCTGCCATTGAACTACGCCCGCCGGCGCCCTCGTCCGAGGGCGACCGCGCCAGAGCATACCTGCTCGAGCCGCTAGGGTCCGCCCCATGCTCCTCTCGGACCGCGACATCCGGGCCGCGCTGGACGACGGGCGGCTCTCCCTCGCGCCGTACGACCCGGCGATGGTGCAGCCCTCGAGCGTGGACGTGCGCCTCGACCGGCTGTTCCGGGTGTTCGAGAACCACCGCTACCCGCACATCGACCCGGCCGAGGAGCAGCCCGACCTCACGCGGGTCGTCGAGCCCGGGCCGGACGAGCCGTTCATCCTGCACCCGGGCGAGTTCGTCCTGGCCTCGACGTACGAGGTCGTGACCCTGCCCGACGACCTGGCCGCCCGGCTCGAGGGCAAGTCCTCGCTCGGCCGGCTCGGGCTGCTGACCCACTCCACCGCCGGGTTCATCGACCCGGGGTTCAGCGGGCACGTCACGCTCGAGCTGTCCAACGTGGCGACGCTGCCGATCAAGCTGTGGCCGGGCATGAAGATCGGCCAGCTCTGCATCTTCCGCCTGAGCAGCCCCGCCCAGGACCCGTACGGCTCCCAAGTCCACGGCTCGCGCTACCAGGGCCAGCGGGGGCCGACCCCGTCGCGCTCCTACCTCTCCTTCCACCGCACCGACGTCTCGTGACCCCGCCGGGCGGGCAGCGCGAGGTGCTCGACTGGGCGACGTACGGCGTGGCGGCGCGCGAGCTCGCGCGGCAGGTGGCCGACGCCGGGTACCGCCCCGACCTCGTCCTCGGCATCGCCCGCGGCGGGCTCGTGGCGGCGACCTCGGTCGCGTACGCGCTGTCGGTGAAGAACCTGTTCACGATGAACGTGGAGTTCTACACCGGCGTCGACGAGCGCCTGCCGGTGCCGATCGTGCTCCCACCGGTCCCCGACGTCGTCGACCTCGCGGGGGCGCGGGTGCTCGTGGTGGACGACGTGGCCGACACCGGGCGCACGCTCGAGCTGGTGCTGCGGTTCTGCGCGGGCCACGTCGCCGAGGCGCGCTCGGCGGCCCTCTACGAGAAGCCGGGGTCGGTGGTCCGCTGCGACTGGGTGTGGCGGCGCACGGACCGCTGGATCGAGTTCCCGTGGTCCGCGGAGGAGCCCCTCGCCTGACCTTCCTGTACGCTCGTACCAGAAATCCCGTACGAGCGTCCAAGGAGCGTGCCCGATGGCCTGGGCCTACCTGATCGTCGCCGGCTTCCTCGAGACCGCCTTCGCCGTGAGCCTCAAGGCCAGCGAGGGCTTCACCCGGCTCGTCCCGTCGGTGCTCTTCGCCGTCTTCTCCGTCAGCTCGTTCGGCCTGCTCACCCTCGCCCTGCGCGACCTGCCGGTGGGCACGGCGTACGCGGTGTGGACCGGCATCGGCGCGGCCGGCACGGCGGTCGTCGGCATGGTGTGGCTCGGCGACCCCGCCTCGGTGCTGCGCATCGTCTCGATCGTGCTCATCGTCGCGGGCGTGGTCGGGCTCAACCTCAGCAGCGCGGCGCACTGATGGCGGGCACCGCCGGCTCCACGCCCAAGGGGGAGCGGCGGCGCGAGGCGATCGCCGCCGCCGCCGCGGACCTCGCGCTCGAGGAGGGCTTCGGCGCCGTCACGCACCGCGCCGTCGCCGCGCGCTGCGGGGTGCCCCTGGGCGCCATGACGTACTACTTCCCCGACCGCCCGGCCCTCGCGCTCGCCGCGCTCGAGCGGGGCGCCGCCCTCGACGTCGAGCGGGCCCGCGCCGCGGCCGCGGGCCCCGGCGACCTCGCCGAGGTGCTCGTCGCGGTCGTCACCGGCGACCGGCCCGGCGACGCCCCCCGCCTCGCCGCGCTCTACGAGCGCGTCCTCGAGGTCGCCCGCACCCCGGCCCTCGCCGCGGCCGCCGCCCGCTGGCAGGACGAGCTGCTCGCCGCCGTCGCCGGCGCCCTCGCCCGCCACGGCGCCCCCCTGCCCCCGCGCACCGCCCTCGCCCTCGTCGACGGCAGCGCCGTGCAGGCCCTCACCGACGGGCGCCCCGACCGTGAGCACCTCGTGGGCCTCGTGCGGGCGGGGCTGGCCGCGCTGACCACGTGAGGCACCCGCACGGGGTGCCTGACGAGGATGCGAGGCCGCGCGAGGGACCCGTACGCCTGCCTCGCGCGGTCGTCGCGGGACCCCCTCAGGGCGCGAGGACCGCGTCGGCCATCGCCCGACCGACCCAGTCGGCGTACTCCTGGGGCGACCAGCCGCGCCGCTGCACGAGGTGCTCCCAGACGGCGAGGCTGTTGAGCGTCCACAGGGCGTCGCGGGCCCGCTCGACGTCCACGCCAGGGCGCAGCGCTCCGAGCTCGTCGAGCCGGGCGGCCACCCCGGCGGTGCCGACCAGGCGCTGGGCGTCCATGCGCTCGAGGAGCGCGCGCAGGTCGGGGTCGCCGGCGGCGGCGCCCGCCGTGACGACGGCGAGCAGCGGGCCGAGCCGGGTGAGCAGGACCAGGCCCAGTCCGGCGTAGCCGTGCAGCAGCGCGCGCGGGTCGGTGCGCCCCATGACCTCGACGGTCGCGGGCCGCTGCGCGAAGGGCACCGGCTCGTCGTCGCCGACGAGGGTGACGTCGAACAGCCGGGTGAGCAGGCCCGCCTTGCTGCCGAACGCGTTGTAGACGGTCTGCCCCGACACCCCGGCCTCGCGGGCCACCGCCGCCACCGTCGTCCCCGCGTAGCCGTCGCGCAGGAACAGCGTCCGGGCGGCCTCGAGCACGAGCCGCCGGGTCAGCCGGGCCTGCTCGGCCCGCACCGCGCTCGCGTACGGCCTCCGGTCGCCCACCGGAGCACCCTAACCGCTTGACTTTGACTCCAGTGTATTTAACGTGGTTCCAACGGACTCTCCGGTCCGTCCCTGCCACCTCCCCAGGAGCCCGCCGTGGCGACCTTCCTCCTCGCGAGCATCCCGGTGCCCGCGCACACCACCAACCCGCTGCCCTTCGCCGCGCGCCTCGTCGAGCGCGGGCACCGCGTCCTCTGGTACGCCGGGCGCGCCTTCCACGACCGCCTCGCCGCGGTCGGTGCCGAGCCGCTGCCGTACGCCCGCGCCGACGACTTCGGCGGCGAGGAGCTCGACGAGCACTTCCCGCAGTTCGCCGGCCGCTCGGGCGTGCGGCTCATCGCGCGCGCCTTCGACGAGGTCTTCGTCGGCCAGGCCCCGGCACGGGTCGCCGACCTGCGCCCGGTCCTCGCCGCGCACCGGGTCGACGCGATGCTCTGCGACGAGCTCATGTACGGCGTCGGCCTGCTCTCGGAGCTCACCGGGGTGCCGTGGGCCACGTTCGGCGACGGGCCGCTGCCGTTCCCGGAGCCGGACGTCCCGCCGTTCGGGCCCGGCCTGCTGCCGGTGGGAGGTCCCCTCGGCCGGCTGCGCAACCGGGTCGTCGGGCTCGCCGCCCGCCGCGTCGTGTTCCGCGCGGCGCAGCGGCGGTACGACCGCGTCCGCGCCGACCTCGCCCTGCCGCCGGCCGCCGGCGGGGTGCTCGACGCGTCGACCTCGCCCTACCTGCACCTGCACGGGGCGGTTCCCTCGTTCGAGTACCCGAGGCGCCGGCTGCCGGGGCACGTGCACTGGGTCGGCGCCCTGCGCCCGGACCCGCCGGCCGCGTGGTCGCCACCGCCCTGGTGGGACGAGGTCGTCGGGGCCCGGCGGCCCGTCGTGGCGGTGACGCAGGGGAGCATCCGCCCCGACGTCACCGAGCTGCTCCTGCCGGCGGTGCGCGCCCTGGCCGACGAGGACGTCCTCGTCGTCGTCACGACCGGGGCGGCGGCGCCGGAGGACCTCGTCGGCGCGTACGGCGGCCCGCTGCCGGCGAACGTGCGGGTCGCGCCCTTCGTCCCGTACGACCTGCTCCTGCCGCACGCCGCCGCCTTCGTCACCAACGGCGGCTACACGGGGGTGACCCTCGCCCTGGCGCACGGCGTGCCGCTGGTGCACGCCGGCTCGACGGAGGAGAAGGCGGAGATCGGCGCGCGGGTGCAGTGGTCCGGCGTCGGCGTGCGCCTCGGCACCACCTGGCCCTCGGACCGCGCGGTCCGCGAGGGGGTGCGGCGGGTGCTGCGCGACCCCGCGCACCGCGCCGCGGCCGCCCGGGTCCGCGACGAGATGGCCCGGCACGACGCGGGCACCGAGGGCGCCCTGCTGCTCGAGCGGCTCGCTGCGACGCGGGCGCCGGTGCTGCGGGGGGAGGTGCCGCTGCCGGTCCCGCGGTGACCGCACGAGGGGCCCCACGGGGCGCCCGACGGGGCCTCGCCGCCCCGCGGGGCACCCTCCCGCCTGGTGCGCGCGGTCCTCGCGGACCCGCGGGCTCAGCCCTCGCGCCCGCCCTCGGCGCCCGCGCTGGCCCCGTCGACCGCGTCGGGGTGCCCCGCGCCCACGGCGACCGGGTCGGCGGGCTGCACCGAGCGCAGCAGGACCTGCGCGACGTCGAGGACCTCGGTGCCCTCGTCGGCGTCGCGGGCGGTCACGCCGTCGCCGACCATGACGCGGCAGAACGGGCAGGCGACGGCGACGGTGTCCGGCTGCAGGGCCAGGGCCTCGTCGACCCGGTCGAGGTTGATCCGGGTGCCGATCGTCTCCTCCATCCACAGGCGCGCCCCGCCGGCGCCGCAGCAGAACGACCGCTCCCGCGAGCGCTGCAGCTCGGTCAGCTCCAGGCCGGGGACGGCGCCGAGGAGCTCGCGCGGGGGCTCGTACACCTGGTTGTGCCGGCCCAGGAAGCACGGGTCGTGGTAGGTGATCGACTGCTCGACCCGCTGCACGGGCACGAGGCGCCGCTCGCGCACGAGGCGGTTGAGCAGCTGCGTGTGGTGCACGACGGCGTAGTGGCCGCCGAGCTGCGGGTACTCCCGGCCGATCGTCGTGAAGCAGTGCGGGCAGGTGACGACGATCTTCGTGCCGGTCCCCTCCGCCGCACCCGCCGCGTCGAGCGCCTCGACGTTGGCCGCCGCGAGCATCTGGAACAGGAACTCGTTGCCCGAGCGGCGGGCCGGGTCGCCGGTGCAGCCCTCGCCGCTGCCGAGCACCGCGAAGCGCACCCCCGCGGTGTGCAGCAGCTCGGCGACGGCCCGCGTGGTGCGCTTCGCCCGGTCCTCGAAGGCGCCCGCGCAGCCCACCCAGAACAGGTAGTCGTACCCCTCCAGGGACTCCGTCGTCTCCCCGACGACGGGCACCTCGAACGGCAGCCCCTTGGCCCAGTCCATCCGCCCGGCCGCCGGCGCGCCCCACGGGTTGCCCGAGCGCTCGAGGTTGCGGAACAGCCCGCCGAGCTCGTTGGGGAACGCCGACTCCACGAGCACCTGGTAGCGGCGCATGTCCATGATGTGGTCGACGTGCTCGATGTCGACCGGGCACTGCTCGACGCAGGCGCCGCACGAGGTGCACGACCACAGGACGTCGGGGTCGATGACGCCGCCCTCGTCCCCGGGCGCGACGAGGGGGCGCTCGGCCTCGGCCCGGGCCTGCTCGGGGACGCGGGCCAGCGCCGCCGGGTCGGCGTCGTCGCCGCCCGCCAGCAGGTACGGCGCCTTGGCGTGCGCGTGGTCGCGCAGCGCGGTGACGACGAGCTTCGGCGACAGCGGCTTCTGCGTGTTCCACGCCGGGCACTGCGACTGGCAGCGCCCGCACTCGGTGCAGGTGGAGACGTCGAGCAGGCCCTTCCACGTGAGGTCCTCGACCCTGCCGACGCCGAAGACGTCGTCCTCGCCCGGGTCCTCGAAGTCGATCTCCACGCCGCGGCTGCGCATCGGCTCGAGCGGGCCGAGGGCCACGCTCGACGTGCCCTCCTCGCGCGTGGTCACCGGCGTGCGCTTGAGCCAGATGTTGGGGAACGCGGTGAAGCGGTGCCAGGCCACGCCCATCGTCGTGTGCAGCGCGATGACGACGAACCACAGCATCGACGCCACGACCTTGACCGTCGCCACGGCGAGCACGAGGTCCCGTACGGTCCCCGCCCCCAGCCCGTCGAGCGCCGGCACGAGCAGCCCCGACACCGGGTGCGCCGCGTCCCAGCCGGTCGCCCCGTCGTGCACCGCCTCGAGCGCGCGCAGGACCAGCACGCACAGCGCGATCGTGACGATCGTCCACTCGACGTAGTAGCCCTGCCACATCGTCGAGCCCGCGAAGCGCGAGCGGCGGCCGAGGCGCGAGGGCCGCTGGCGCAGCCGCGTGGCGATGAGGACGAGGACGCCGAGCAGGGTGGCGAGCGCGACGAGCTCGACGAAGGCCCCGTACGGCGCCCAGCCCCCGATCACCGGCAGCCGCCAGCCGTCGACGAACAGCTCGCCGTACGCCTGCACCAGCGTCCCCGCCAGCGCGCCGAACCCCACGAACACGAACCAGTGGGCCGCCCCGACGACCGACCACTTCAGCATCCGGGTGTGCCCGAGGGTCTCGCGGAGCATCGTCGCGGTACGCGTCGCGGGCCGGTCGGTGCGCCCGGCCACCGGCTGCCCCAGGCGCACCGTCGCGACGATGCGCGCCGCGGCCTGCGCCACGAGCGCCAGCGCGACCGCCGTCACGGCGAGCGAGACCACGATGGCCAGGACCTGCATCGGACGAGCCTCCCTGCGCAGCGCCCGGCGCCGTCGCCGGGGGGCCGGGTCATGTTACCGAGCGGTAGGCCGGGTGCGCGGCTGCGCTGCGTGACCCATGAGGGGCACCCCCAGGCGCGCGCCGCCCCTGGGGGTGCCCCTCAGCAGACTCGACTCTGCTGAGGGTGCCCCTCAGGCGTCCCGTGCGCCTGGGGGTGCCCCTCATGGGTCAGCGCAGGGGCGGCCTCCCCGCGCCCGAACCCCCGCGCGCCCGGCGGGCCGCCGTCCCTAGGCTGCGCGCGTGCTCCAGCGCCTGCGCTCCCTGCCCGCCCAGGCGGTGGGGGCGGGGGTGGTGGCGGCCGTGCTGGGCTACGCGAGCTCGGTGGCCGTGGTGGTGGCGGGGCTGACGGCGGCGGGCGCCTCGACCGCGCAGGTCGGCAGCGGCCTCGCCGCGGTGGGCGTGGCGATGGGCGTGCTGAGCATCGCGCTGAGCGTGACGACGCGCGTGCCCGTCGCGGTGGTGTGGTCGACGCCGGGGCTGGCGCTGCTGGCGGCGGTGGGGCCGGTCGCGGGCGGCTTCCCCGCGGTGCTCGGTGCGCTGGCGCTGGCCGGCGGGCTCATCGCCCTCACCGGCCTGGTGCGCCCGCTGTCCCGGCTGCTGCAGCGCCTGCCCGCCCCGGTCACCTCGGCGGTGCTCGCCGGGATCCTCCTGCCGTTCTGCCTGGCGCCGGCCCGCGCGCTCGAGCCGTTCCCCGTCCAGGCGGGGGTCGTCTGCCTCGTCTGGGTGGCGGCGCTGCGCCTCGCCCCGCGGTACGCCGCCCCGGCCGCCCTCGCCGCCCTGCTCGCGGTCGTCGCGGTCGACGGCGGCGTGGTGCTGCCCGGTGGCGGCGACGCGCTGCCCTCGCTCGTCGCGACCGCGCCGACGCTGTCGTGGCAGGCGGTGACCGCGATCGCCCTGCCGCTGTACGTCGTCACCATGGCCGCGCAGAACCTCGTCGGCGCCGCGGTGCTGTCCTCGTACGGCTACCGCACCCCCGTCGGGCGCGTCCTCGTCGGCACCGGCCTCGCCTCGGCGGCGACGGCCCCGCTGGCCGCGCCGACCGCGAACCTCGCCGCGATCACCGGGGCGCTGACCGCCGGCCCGGCCGCGCACCCGGACCCGCGCCGGCGCTGGGTGGCGGCCGCGGTGTCCGGCGTCGGGCACCTCGTGCTGGCGGCCGTCGCGCCGTTCACCGCCGCGCTCGTCGCGCAGGTCGACCCCCGGCTCGTCGCCACGGCGGCGGGCCTGGGCCTGCTCGGCGCCTTCGTCGGCGCGGCGACGGCGGCCCTCGCCGACGAGGACCTGCGCCTGCCGGCGGCGGTGACCCTGCTCGTCACGGCCTCCGGCGTCGACGTGCTGGGGCTCGGCTCGGCGCCCCTCGGCCTCGCCGCGGGGCTGGTCCTCGCCCGGCTGCTGCGGCCCGCGCGCGGCTGACGCGCCCGAGGGTGCCCCTCAGCGGTGCCCCGCTGAGGGTGCCCCTCAGCGGTGCGTGCCCCAGGGGGCCCCTCAGCGCCCGTCGAGCGCGTCCAGCTCCTCGGCGACCGCCGCGGCGAGCGGGGCGACGTTGGGCTCGTGCAGCAGCGACAGGTGCTCGCCGGGCACGCGCACCAGGCGCCACGGCCCCGTGAGGAAGCGGTCCCAGCCGCCGGCGCGGTCGACGCCGTCCTCCGGGTCGCCCACGACGACGAGCGTGCGCCCGCCCCACGGCCGGCCCCGGTAGCGGCGCAGGAGGTGGTCCCCCTGCAGCCAGAAGCGGTGGAAGTGCCCCCGGCCGCTGCCGTCCTCGCGCAGCCCGGTGAGCCACAGCTTGGCCCGGGTGCGCACCCGCCCGTGGGGGCTCGGCGGCGCCGGCGCGAGGTGCTCCGGCGCGGGGGCGTAGCCGTCGAGCGCGACGAGCAGCTCCACCTCCTCGCCGCGGTCGGCGAGCTGCTGGGCCATCTCGTACGCGACCGTGGACCCGAAGGAGAACCCGGCCAGCCGGTACGGCCCGTGCGGCTGCACGGTCCGCAGGGCCGCGAGGTGCCGGCGGGCGTGGGCGCGCACCGACCAGTCCGGCAGGCCGCCCTCCTCCAGCCCCTTGGCCTGCACGGCCCACACCGGCTGGTCCGGCCCGAGGCGGCGGGCGAGGAAGACGAAGCCCAGGGCGACGCCGCCCGCGCCGGCGACGCAGAACAGCGGGGTGCGGGTGCCCGACGGCTGCACGGGGACGAGGGTGGGGTGCCGCTCGTCGCGGGTGCTCGTCACCTGCCGGGCGAAGGCGGCGAGGGTCGGCGCGGCGACGAGGACGTCCGTCGTCACCTCGACGCCGGTCGAGGCCTGCAGCCGCTCCAGCAGCTCCTGCGTGGCCAGCGAGTCGCCGCCGAGCTCGAAGAAGTCGTCGTCGCGCCCGACCGGCCCCACCTGGAGCACCTCGGACCACAGCGCGGCGAGCACCCGCTCCCAGTCGGTGCGCGGCGCGGCGTACGCGGCGCTGGAGCCGGTCGGCACCGGCGCGAGCGCGGCGCGGTCGACCTTGCCGCGCTCGTTGCGGGGCAGCGCGTCGAGCACGGCGAAGGCCTCGGGGACCATGTGCCCGGGCAGTGTCCGGCGCAGCTGGGCGCGCAGGGCCGTGGTCCGGGCCGGCGCCGAGCGGTCCAGCACGAGGTGGGCGACGAGCCGTACGGGGCGCCCCTCGTCCTGCTGGCCGACGACGACCGCCTCGACGACACCCGGGCAGGCGAGCAGGGCGCGCTCGACCTCGGCGGGCTCGACGCGGTAGCCGCGGACCTTGACGGCGAGGTCGCCGCGGCCGAGCAGCTCGAGCGCGCCGTCGGGGAGCGTCCGGGCCAGGTCGCCGGTGCGGACGGTCACCGTGCCGTCCTCGTCCAGCGCGAAGCGCTCCGCCGTGAGCGCGGGGTCGCGCCAGTAGGCGACGGGCAGCCACCGCGACACGACGTGCACCCAGCCCGTGGCGCCCGGGGCGACCGGGACGCCGTCCTCGTCGAGCAGCCGGACCTCGCGCCCGGCCACCGGGCGCCCGGCCGGCA
The Vallicoccus soli genome window above contains:
- a CDS encoding AMP-binding protein; amino-acid sequence: MTLPAPGPRTPPDPRTASGAVPAARAGAPAQARAGRDLPDSPTRGLPGRDLPGRDLPGWDLEAPVAARWAGVVAADPSAAALVRADGRALDRAALDRWAGAVAAAARGLPGGDAPLAVLASHDERAAAAVLGVLATGRPLVVLDAAAPPGRSAAVLDAAGARAVLADEGTRAHADALGLPVLDVDALAAPDAPSLPAAERAAPPAGAPALLAFTSGSTGAPKGVVQTQRAVLQDCALRADAGWSSPGDQVALLLPVAFAGGFAVMLTTLLSGATAHFHDPRAVGVGGLAAWLRTRAATALVATPSLLRAVDEDLPAGEVLPAPLRLVMSTGEALPGRLAGAVLDRLPRGARLLNLVGSSETCLYAAHAVRPEDARGTAPVPAGRPVAGREVRLLDEDGVPVAPGATGWVHVVSRWLPVAYWRDPALTAERFALDEDGTVTVRTGDLARTLPDGALELLGRGDLAVKVRGYRVEPAEVERALLACPGVVEAVVVGQQDEGRPVRLVAHLVLDRSAPARTTALRAQLRRTLPGHMVPEAFAVLDALPRNERGKVDRAALAPVPTGSSAAYAAPRTDWERVLAALWSEVLQVGPVGRDDDFFELGGDSLATQELLERLQASTGVEVTTDVLVAAPTLAAFARQVTSTRDERHPTLVPVQPSGTRTPLFCVAGAGGVALGFVFLARRLGPDQPVWAVQAKGLEEGGLPDWSVRAHARRHLAALRTVQPHGPYRLAGFSFGSTVAYEMAQQLADRGEEVELLVALDGYAPAPEHLAPAPPSPHGRVRTRAKLWLTGLREDGSGRGHFHRFWLQGDHLLRRYRGRPWGGRTLVVVGDPEDGVDRAGGWDRFLTGPWRLVRVPGEHLSLLHEPNVAPLAAAVAEELDALDGR